TATCTCCTCCATATTCATCTCTTCTCCTCCTGGCACAAGCTTTTGCAATTCCTTCAGTTTCTTCTTTATCTCTGCTCCTTCTTTGCCGTCTTGTTTACAGCTAGATGTTTCTAGAATCTTGGAAGAGTAACTAGGATCTTCATGAGGGGAAGATAATAGCTTGTGTTGCAAGAAACGGCTCCACGCGAATTCTTGAGCAGACAAAGCCAAAGCCATGTCTACTTCATGTTTCACGGTTTGCTCGAAACTTTTGCTGTTGATTTGCGAAGAGGGTTTGTTCATGTTGATCTTCTTGAGAGCTGGAACCAAGTGACTCACGTATCTTTTCGCAAAGACTGCCTTCGGGTTCTTCTTTTCTTGGACAGAAAAAACTCGTTTTCTCTTGTTCATAATTTGCCTCTCCATATGAGCATTTGTTTGCTTCATAGGAAGTCTGCAAAAGAAATACCTATATATATAGCAATCTCAGAATATGGAGAGAgcaagagagagggagagatccTACGATTGTGTATAATGATATGGTTTGATGTTATGCAGTAACGGGTATGTATATAGGTAAAGCTCATGTGATGTTCAACACAATCACACTTTATGAAgttaattctttaaatataaatGACTTAATATCTGTAAGAATGATACGActaagtaaaataaatatataaaagaaaatttcaataaGATTTAATTTATGTCGGCAAGTAATCTAGTTACGAGTGCTATTCTCATATGATTTGTGAAACCTTTGAGTTAAATCATGTTATGAATTAGACGCCTTTGTTCTTTAGACACTATTGTAAAAGTTTTAACAGAAAACATTATTTAGGTTAATAACCAAGTTTGGACACAATATACAAAGATGTTTTAGTAACTTAATTTTTGTGACCAATTTTACCATACCTTTAAGACAATCTCTTAAGTAGTTCAAGGATGGTaatcaaaattaataataagattACAATTGTATTTACTAAAGAGAAGGTAATTAGGTTAAACTAACAACAATAATAATCGGTTTAGGATCTTATAAATTAACTGAGAGATGATTCAGTTAGaggatgaaaagaaaagaaagttaataatgggagaaggaagaaaaacACACACATGGAGTCACATGGAAGAGCTCTAAATTTGGATGCATCATACCTACCCTAAAAGAGAGGTGGCTTGAATTCCCTCTTTACCATGTGACTCCATTGCCAGAATATGAAGACATCAACACTCAAAACCCCACCTCCTATTAATACATTCACATgtccctctttctctctctttctgtaCAAACACACACATCCACACATACTTGTATAGTTGTATGTTGTCTGAGTCTTTGAATGTATGCATGTGTGCATGTGTTTGTGTGTCCTTGATTTTACCATTTGTTCTCTCTTTGTCCCTTCCCTCTAGTTTAATTACTCCCCTTGATAATTCTTTTTGGCTTGTACTTGTGAAGAGGACCTTGGAATTATCAATTTCACTACCCACATCTTTTCAATTTCTTGCAGTTTAAAAGACAAGAACGACGATTTAACTTAGTTCAAATTACTGAATACTGGTTTTACAAATTATGCTGATAGatacaatttttgttttgtttggcaATACACATGGTTCATCAGATTCGGGAGGGTCATGGGATTGTACACGTTAGGGTTAAACATATTTCTCAATTTTCTAGTTTTGGATACGATGCAGTTAATACTTAATACTCAATACCTAGATTTCTTGGAAAAGGTGTAACTCTATCCGTACATTCTTCTAAGCAATTACGCACATTCAAATATGATTTGTAACCAATATAATAGGATATAATAAAAGTTCAACACTGTTTTATTGGTTTGAATGATGAGAAATCGACCGACGCTGTCAGAAAATCTGTGATAGTAAATGGCATGTTATGATTTGCTGATTTTATACTCGTTTCACAATTTATTAcgggaaaatatttttgaatagaaattttttggaaaaGGGGACCCAAAAGATATGGTTTTGGGTTATAGAGGAGCATGTGGACTGAAATACAAgtgcattgtttttttttttgaacacccaAGTGCATTGTTTGTATTCTTAATTTGGATGCATTTCCACTAATGCCACCACGTGCAGAACACTTTACAACTTTGATTCCCACCTTCATTTATTTCATCTGTGTAACATATTATTCATAATTTGTAAAAAAC
The nucleotide sequence above comes from Brassica napus cultivar Da-Ae chromosome A9, Da-Ae, whole genome shotgun sequence. Encoded proteins:
- the LOC106374646 gene encoding transcription factor bHLH146; translation: MKQTNAHMERQIMNKRKRVFSVQEKKNPKAVFAKRYVSHLVPALKKINMNKPSSQINSKSFEQTVKHEVDMALALSAQEFAWSRFLQHKLLSSPHEDPSYSSKILETSSCKQDGKEGAEIKKKLKELQKLVPGGEEMNMEEILSEVGSYIVCLELQMIVLKSLVQDNIS